The following proteins are encoded in a genomic region of Polynucleobacter paludilacus:
- the moaC gene encoding cyclic pyranopterin monophosphate synthase MoaC, with the protein MNKLTHFDDSGQAHMVNVGNKPNTHRIAVASGRILMQAETLQMIEAGSHKKGDVLGIARIAGIQASKKTSDLIPLCHPLALTHVSLEFESDLKENSIHCTVQAETTGPTGVEMEALTAVQVALLTIYDMCKAVDRGMVISEVKLLEKSGGKSGEWKSNK; encoded by the coding sequence ATGAACAAACTTACCCATTTTGATGACAGTGGCCAAGCCCATATGGTTAATGTTGGAAATAAACCCAATACCCATCGGATTGCAGTTGCCTCAGGTCGCATCCTCATGCAGGCAGAAACCCTTCAGATGATTGAAGCGGGTAGCCATAAGAAGGGTGATGTTTTAGGCATCGCCAGAATCGCAGGGATTCAAGCCTCCAAGAAAACATCTGACCTGATTCCACTTTGTCATCCCCTCGCCCTGACACACGTCAGCTTAGAGTTTGAGTCAGACCTAAAAGAGAACTCTATCCACTGCACGGTTCAAGCTGAAACTACCGGCCCTACCGGTGTTGAAATGGAAGCGCTCACCGCAGTCCAAGTTGCCCTCCTCACCATCTACGATATGTGCAAAGCAGTAGACCGCGGCATGGTAATAAGTGAAGTCAAACTACTTGAGAAGAGTGGTGGTAAATCTGGAGAGTGGAAATCCAATAAGTAA
- the sucC gene encoding ADP-forming succinate--CoA ligase subunit beta: MKIHEYQGKELLRQFNVPVPNGIPAFSVDEALAVAQKLGGPVWVVKAQIHAGGRGKGGGVKLAKSMDEVKKYASEILGMQLKTHQTGPDGQKVNRLLIEDGADIKKEYYFSIVTDRGTQKNVIMASSEGGMDIEEVAATHPEKIIKVFVDPLIGLTDAQCDTVAKGIGIPDASIPMARDVFKNLYKTYWDTDASLVEINPLILEGNGKIKALDAKFNFDPNALYRHPEIVAYRDIDEEDAAEIEASKFDLAYISLDGNIGCLVNGAGLAMATMDTIKLFGGEPANFLDVGGGATAEKVTEAFKIMLKNKHVEAILVNIFGGIMRCDVIADGVVTACKAVNLTVPLVVRMKGTNEELGKKILAESGLPIISADSMAEAATKVVAAVAKNK, encoded by the coding sequence ATGAAAATTCACGAGTACCAAGGCAAAGAACTTTTGCGCCAATTTAATGTGCCAGTTCCTAATGGCATACCTGCATTTAGTGTTGATGAGGCTTTGGCTGTAGCTCAAAAACTGGGCGGACCTGTTTGGGTGGTGAAGGCGCAAATTCATGCGGGCGGCCGAGGTAAGGGCGGTGGCGTGAAGCTGGCTAAGAGCATGGATGAGGTAAAAAAATATGCTTCAGAGATTTTGGGTATGCAATTGAAGACACATCAAACCGGTCCAGATGGTCAGAAGGTTAACCGTTTGCTGATTGAAGATGGTGCAGATATTAAAAAAGAGTATTACTTCAGCATCGTGACTGACCGTGGCACACAAAAGAATGTGATCATGGCTTCTAGCGAAGGTGGTATGGATATTGAAGAAGTTGCTGCCACCCATCCTGAAAAAATTATTAAGGTGTTTGTTGATCCATTGATTGGTTTGACAGACGCGCAGTGCGATACGGTAGCTAAGGGTATTGGTATTCCGGATGCGTCGATACCGATGGCTCGCGATGTATTTAAAAACCTCTACAAGACTTATTGGGATACCGATGCATCCTTGGTCGAGATTAATCCATTGATTCTCGAAGGCAACGGCAAGATTAAGGCCTTAGATGCCAAATTTAACTTTGATCCAAACGCCCTGTATCGCCACCCAGAAATCGTTGCCTATCGCGATATCGACGAAGAAGATGCAGCCGAGATTGAGGCTTCTAAATTTGATCTTGCTTATATCTCCTTGGACGGCAACATTGGCTGCTTAGTGAACGGTGCCGGTCTAGCAATGGCAACGATGGATACGATTAAGTTATTCGGTGGCGAACCAGCCAACTTCTTGGATGTCGGCGGTGGTGCTACTGCTGAGAAGGTGACCGAAGCTTTTAAGATTATGCTGAAGAACAAACATGTTGAAGCAATTTTGGTCAATATTTTTGGTGGAATTATGCGTTGTGATGTGATTGCTGATGGTGTAGTAACTGCTTGTAAAGCAGTCAATCTGACTGTACCTTTAGTTGTGCGCATGAAGGGTACCAATGAAGAGTTAGGTAAAAAGATTCTGGCTGAATCTGGTTTGCCAATCATCAGCGCTGACTCCATGGCTGAAGCTGCAACCAAAGTTGTTGCCGCTGTTGCTAAAAACAAATAA
- the sucD gene encoding succinate--CoA ligase subunit alpha yields MSILVNKNTKVITQGITGKTGQFHTEKCQEYANGKNCFVAGVNPKKAGESIFNIPIYGTVKEAAQQTGATTSVIYVPPPGAAAAIWEAVEADLDFVICITEGIPVRDMLEVRNKMKAKEAAGGKKTLLLGPNCPGIITPDEIKIGIMPGHIHKKGRIGVVSRSGTLTYEAVGQLTAIGLGQSTAVGIGGDPINGLKHIDIMKMFNEDPDTDAVIMIGEIGGPDEAEAARWCKDNMKKPIVGFIAGVTAPPGKRMGHAGALISGGADTADAKLAVMEECGFKVTKNPSEMAALLKAML; encoded by the coding sequence ATGTCTATATTGGTTAATAAAAATACTAAAGTGATTACGCAAGGAATTACCGGTAAGACCGGTCAGTTCCATACTGAAAAATGCCAGGAGTATGCCAACGGCAAGAATTGTTTTGTTGCTGGCGTAAATCCCAAAAAAGCAGGCGAGTCGATTTTCAATATTCCGATTTATGGAACTGTCAAAGAGGCTGCTCAGCAAACTGGTGCAACTACTTCAGTCATTTATGTACCGCCTCCAGGTGCCGCAGCGGCTATTTGGGAGGCAGTAGAAGCAGATCTTGATTTTGTGATCTGCATTACTGAAGGCATTCCCGTCAGAGATATGTTGGAAGTGCGCAATAAGATGAAGGCTAAGGAAGCGGCTGGCGGTAAAAAGACTTTATTGCTGGGGCCAAATTGCCCTGGAATCATCACGCCTGATGAAATCAAGATCGGCATCATGCCAGGACACATTCATAAAAAAGGTCGCATTGGGGTTGTTAGCCGCTCAGGAACTTTGACTTATGAGGCTGTGGGTCAGCTCACCGCAATCGGTTTAGGTCAATCCACTGCTGTTGGTATTGGTGGCGACCCTATCAATGGTCTAAAACATATCGACATCATGAAGATGTTTAATGAAGATCCCGATACTGATGCAGTGATCATGATTGGTGAGATTGGTGGGCCTGATGAGGCCGAAGCAGCACGTTGGTGTAAAGACAATATGAAAAAGCCCATCGTTGGTTTTATTGCGGGTGTCACTGCCCCTCCCGGCAAGCGCATGGGCCATGCCGGCGCATTGATTTCTGGTGGAGCCGATACTGCAGATGCCAAATTAGCCGTGATGGAGGAGTGTGGCTTTAAAGTGACTAAGAATCCATCTGAGATGGCAGCTTTATTGAAGGCAATGTTGTAA
- a CDS encoding regulatory protein RecX: protein MSEFSGKAKQSPSLKARALRLLSSKEYSRKGLAAKLQESMARSMKKELSASDAEPKLAAADVTKQIEAVLDDFEACGWLSDERFAEALVRRRSERYGARKIQDELLQAGVDPTKTSTLMQGLRETERERAQELWERKFGVLAEDQKERARQYRFLASKGFSADVVIKIVGGRSLD from the coding sequence ATGTCTGAATTTAGCGGTAAAGCCAAACAAAGCCCGAGTTTAAAAGCTCGGGCTTTGCGCCTTTTATCTTCAAAAGAATATAGCCGTAAGGGTTTGGCTGCTAAGTTACAAGAGTCGATGGCGCGATCGATGAAAAAAGAGCTATCGGCTAGTGATGCTGAGCCCAAACTGGCTGCAGCTGATGTAACGAAACAGATAGAGGCAGTCCTCGATGATTTTGAGGCTTGCGGCTGGCTCTCGGATGAGCGCTTTGCTGAAGCCCTTGTGCGGCGTCGAAGTGAGCGCTATGGGGCACGCAAAATTCAGGATGAGCTCTTACAGGCTGGGGTTGATCCCACAAAGACCAGCACCTTAATGCAGGGATTAAGGGAAACCGAGCGAGAGCGGGCCCAAGAGCTTTGGGAACGAAAGTTTGGAGTTCTGGCTGAGGATCAGAAAGAACGAGCCAGGCAGTACCGTTTTCTGGCTTCAAAGGGCTTTAGTGCCGATGTGGTGATCAAGATTGTTGGCGGCCGTTCCCTAGACTAG
- a CDS encoding M48 family metalloprotease, whose product MDDIKISYLTSLARRYLTYFLVMILTMSSNTQLAWGANTASAAPSGDVSVEGNSAAIQNIGRAMQSPDARSANLPTRSAAPTQPNIILPDMGDPGGDALSRIDERKYGEMIMRQIRPDPDYSNDLPLYDYLNEMERRLLQSAKRMQLGGANEQGSGSYQYEIFAVKDSSINAFALPGGFIGFHTGLIVSAETDSEVASVMGHETGHVLQRHMARQLDKQSTNTMIALAGMVLGALAASRNPSAAAGLMQGGQAIAVNNQLSYSRDAEREADRVGFQILSGSGYDIHGAPDFFQRLQKATGIMDSGVPAYVRTHPLTTDRIADMQDRVRSMPNRTVPTNIEFYFIKARARLEQSGTTSGLYDLKNIFDSLSKQAQPGKQMEGLYGLALIAQRQGKIDQAEAYLQDARKVAHAEIAPNSSVQRQSLSLDITASELALAKGKNDDALQIAQATLKAYPQSYAAGAALINAELKMGRTNEAISWLKAHTKAQPNEILWWGLLSQAYDQAKNDPMRHYALGEKYALEGSWNAAIEQLKIARSIGGSDFYQASMIDARLRDMQRRFQEEQKDLGKTSG is encoded by the coding sequence ATGGATGATATAAAAATATCGTATTTGACATCCCTTGCTCGGCGTTATCTGACCTATTTTCTGGTCATGATTCTGACGATGTCGAGTAATACGCAATTGGCATGGGGTGCCAATACGGCGTCTGCGGCCCCTTCAGGAGATGTTTCTGTCGAGGGAAATTCAGCTGCGATTCAGAATATTGGGCGAGCCATGCAATCCCCCGATGCCCGCTCTGCTAATTTACCCACACGCTCAGCGGCTCCAACCCAGCCAAATATTATTCTTCCAGACATGGGCGACCCGGGTGGAGATGCGTTAAGTCGGATTGATGAACGTAAGTATGGCGAAATGATCATGCGACAAATTCGGCCGGATCCGGACTACTCGAATGATTTACCCCTTTACGATTATTTGAATGAGATGGAAAGACGTCTGTTGCAATCAGCCAAACGCATGCAATTGGGCGGTGCCAATGAGCAAGGAAGTGGCTCTTATCAGTATGAAATCTTTGCTGTCAAAGATAGCTCGATTAACGCTTTTGCATTGCCTGGTGGATTTATCGGCTTTCATACGGGCTTAATTGTGAGCGCCGAAACAGATTCCGAAGTGGCTTCGGTGATGGGGCACGAAACTGGGCATGTTCTGCAGCGACACATGGCGCGTCAGCTGGATAAGCAATCGACCAATACGATGATCGCCTTGGCGGGTATGGTGTTGGGTGCTCTTGCAGCTTCGCGAAACCCTAGTGCTGCTGCTGGGCTGATGCAAGGCGGTCAAGCTATTGCCGTCAATAATCAGCTTTCATATTCTCGTGATGCAGAGCGAGAGGCAGATCGAGTGGGATTTCAGATTTTGAGTGGCAGCGGTTACGACATTCATGGAGCACCAGATTTCTTTCAACGCTTACAAAAAGCCACTGGCATTATGGATAGCGGTGTGCCTGCCTATGTTCGCACCCATCCCCTAACAACGGATCGCATCGCGGATATGCAAGATCGGGTTCGTTCCATGCCTAACCGCACCGTTCCAACTAATATTGAGTTTTACTTTATTAAAGCCCGCGCTCGACTGGAGCAGTCTGGAACAACTAGTGGACTTTATGATCTCAAGAATATTTTTGACAGCCTGAGTAAACAAGCGCAACCCGGAAAGCAAATGGAAGGTCTGTATGGCCTTGCTCTGATTGCACAACGCCAGGGAAAAATTGATCAGGCTGAAGCTTACCTTCAAGACGCTCGTAAAGTTGCCCATGCAGAAATTGCACCGAACTCTTCTGTGCAAAGACAGAGCCTATCCTTAGATATCACTGCTTCTGAGTTGGCGCTTGCCAAAGGAAAAAATGACGATGCTCTACAGATTGCGCAGGCTACCTTAAAGGCATACCCCCAATCTTATGCAGCAGGTGCCGCCCTCATCAATGCTGAGCTCAAAATGGGGCGAACCAATGAGGCAATTTCATGGCTGAAGGCGCACACTAAAGCTCAGCCAAATGAAATCCTTTGGTGGGGGCTCTTATCTCAAGCTTATGATCAGGCAAAAAATGATCCAATGCGCCATTACGCTTTAGGTGAGAAATATGCTTTGGAGGGGTCCTGGAATGCAGCAATTGAGCAGCTGAAAATTGCCAGATCAATAGGGGGATCTGATTTTTACCAAGCCTCTATGATCGATGCTCGCTTAAGAGATATGCAGAGACGTTTTCAGGAAGAGCAAAAAGATCTGGGTAAAACTAGTGGTTAG
- a CDS encoding TerC family protein, translating to MDFSVLSEAPFWTALLSIIVANILLSGDNAVVIAMASRNLAKDQQKRAIFWGSAAAIVLRVILTVTAVQLLALPYLKIIGAILLVYIGVQLLADSGEEDELHGHSNIWAAIRTILVADLVMSLDNVIAVAAAAQKGPEETRLILLIVGLGLSIPLIIFGSSLLLKVMDRFPVIITVGAGLLGLLAGGMLVEDPAIKDSMQAAMADAHMIFEGIGVVIVILLGSYLKKKEASKTLG from the coding sequence ATGGACTTTTCAGTTTTATCAGAAGCGCCATTCTGGACAGCTTTACTATCCATCATCGTTGCAAATATTCTCCTGTCTGGCGATAACGCCGTGGTAATTGCGATGGCCTCCCGTAATCTTGCTAAAGATCAGCAAAAGCGGGCGATCTTTTGGGGAAGTGCGGCCGCTATTGTTTTGCGTGTGATATTGACTGTGACGGCAGTCCAGTTATTGGCACTTCCTTACTTAAAAATCATTGGCGCTATCTTATTGGTCTATATCGGAGTTCAACTCTTGGCTGATAGCGGTGAGGAAGACGAGCTTCATGGGCACTCTAATATTTGGGCTGCTATACGAACAATCTTAGTGGCTGATCTGGTCATGAGCCTTGATAATGTGATTGCAGTTGCTGCAGCCGCTCAAAAAGGCCCTGAGGAAACACGCCTTATTTTGTTAATAGTCGGTTTAGGGCTTTCTATTCCGCTGATCATTTTTGGTAGCTCTCTGTTGCTCAAGGTGATGGATCGCTTTCCAGTCATCATTACTGTTGGTGCGGGCCTTTTGGGTTTGCTGGCCGGTGGAATGTTGGTTGAGGATCCTGCAATTAAAGATTCAATGCAAGCGGCTATGGCTGATGCCCATATGATTTTTGAGGGGATTGGTGTTGTGATTGTGATCTTACTAGGAAGTTATTTAAAAAAGAAAGAAGCTAGCAAGACCCTAGGGTAG
- a CDS encoding pilin, with the protein MQKIVRLDDQLLDEQERGFTLIEVMVVVAIIGILVAIAVPQYQDYIARSRVVEGMNLASSAKLAVTEAFASRGTVSMDEATQGSFSFNPTRSVKEIEITRSGVIAVDYQVSVAPEGKNTLHLVPTNDPDANIPRPIDLSKPEGSTWAGGWTCRSAETNLLPQLLPSECRTSK; encoded by the coding sequence ATGCAAAAAATAGTTCGATTGGATGATCAATTGCTTGATGAGCAAGAACGGGGATTTACCTTAATTGAGGTAATGGTGGTTGTGGCCATCATTGGAATATTAGTTGCAATAGCGGTACCGCAGTATCAAGACTATATCGCCCGTAGTCGCGTGGTTGAGGGTATGAATTTGGCTTCTAGTGCAAAACTTGCTGTAACGGAAGCTTTTGCCAGCCGTGGGACTGTCTCGATGGATGAGGCCACTCAAGGGTCCTTCTCATTTAACCCAACTAGAAGCGTTAAGGAAATTGAAATTACTCGATCGGGAGTAATTGCCGTTGATTACCAAGTGAGTGTTGCGCCTGAAGGAAAGAATACTTTGCATCTAGTTCCCACAAATGATCCTGATGCAAATATCCCCAGGCCAATTGATTTATCAAAACCTGAGGGTTCAACCTGGGCTGGCGGTTGGACTTGTAGGTCGGCAGAAACGAACCTATTGCCTCAGTTGCTGCCTTCAGAATGCAGGACTTCTAAATGA